A region from the Lolium perenne isolate Kyuss_39 chromosome 4, Kyuss_2.0, whole genome shotgun sequence genome encodes:
- the LOC127294610 gene encoding F-box protein At5g07610 isoform X1, giving the protein MDKLTDDILTDIISRVPYKSTCCCKCVATRWRDLFSHRDHRKKLPQSLAGFFYEGYNRDRFPKIARYFTNVSGEGEPLVDPSLSFLPGYNSLDILDSCNGLLLCRRWHFTNPQLMDYVVCNPATEKWVVVPATDWSSKVEVARLGFEPAVSSHFHVFEFIDQQAWCIDESEFHGCVGRIEAVATYSSNTGVWRHQVVENNQFAIPTHSKGVFFNSIMHLAAFDDMVVTFDVQGNLLWTIGTPPSPPNCDDSPINDVFVSQGQLHFANNSGSESGRYNLSVWVLEDYDSKWSLKHTVSHWQLFGTNYLPLDHNVIAFHPECNMIFIVYGHENTLMSYEMDCRKRHFLRQLGRDCKSEYFSTDVKTPFIPYVPLFTESLADGS; this is encoded by the coding sequence ATGGACAAGCTGACCGACGACATCCTCACCGACATCATCTCGCGCGTGCCCTACAAGTCAACCTGCTGCTGCAAGTGCGTCGCCACGCGCTGGCGCGACCTCTTCTCCCACCGCGACCACCGCAAGAAGCTGCCCCAATCCCTCGCCGGCTTCTTCTATGAAGGGTACAACAGAGACCGCTTCCCCAAGATAGCTCGCTACTTCACCAACGTCTCCGGGGAAGGTGAACCTCTCGTTGACCCTTCACTATCCTTCCTGCCTGGATACAACAGCCTTGACATACTAGACTCCTGCAATGGCCTCCTGCTCTGCCGCCGATGGCATTTCACTAACCCCCAGCTGATGGATTATGTGGTGTGTAATCCCGCCACCGAGAAATGGGTTGTCGTGCCTGCCACGGACTGGTCCAGCAAGGTGGAGGTCGCTCGCCTTGGGTTTGAACCCGCCGTCTCCTCCCACTTCCATGTGTTCGAGTTCATAGATCAGCAGGCATGGTGTATAGATGAGTCCGAGTTTCACGGTTGCGTTGGACGTATCGAAGCAGTGGCGACCTACTCGTCCAATACTGGAGTTTGGAGGCACCAAGTGGTTGAGAACAATCAATTTGCGATACCCACACACTCAAAAGGCGTATTTTTTAATTCCATCATGCATTTGGCTGCATTTGATGATATGGTAGTTACCTTTGATGTCCAAGGAAATCTTTTGTGGACCATTGGTACTCCTCCTTCGCCACCAAActgtgatgattcccctatcaaTGATGTTTTCGTGTCACAGGGACAATTGCATTTTGCAAATAACAGTGGTTCTGAATCTGGTCGTTACAACCTATCAGTCTGGGTTCTGGAAGACTATGATTCGAAATGGTCCTTGAAGCACACTGTCAGCCACTGGCAACTGTTTGGAACAAACTATTTACCGCTTGACCACAATGTTATCGCATTCCACCCGGAGTGCAATATGATTTTCATAGTTTATGGGCACGAAAACACACTGATGTCATACGAGATGGATTGCAGGAAGCGACATTTTCTACGTCAACTTGGACGGGATTGCAAAAGTGAATATTTTAGCACTGACGTGAAGACTCCTTTTATTCCATATGTTCCCTTGTTCACAGAGTCATTGGCAGATGGGTCTTAA
- the LOC127294610 gene encoding uncharacterized protein isoform X2: MDKLTDDILTDIISRVPYKSTCCCKCVATRWRDLFSHRDHRKKLPQSLAGFFYEGYNRDRFPKIARYFTNVSGEGSDIFYVNLDGIAKVNILALT; the protein is encoded by the exons ATGGACAAGCTGACCGACGACATCCTCACCGACATCATCTCGCGCGTGCCCTACAAGTCAACCTGCTGCTGCAAGTGCGTCGCCACGCGCTGGCGCGACCTCTTCTCCCACCGCGACCACCGCAAGAAGCTGCCCCAATCCCTCGCCGGCTTCTTCTATGAAGGGTACAACAGAGACCGCTTCCCCAAGATAGCTCGCTACTTCACCAACGTCTCCGGGGAAG GAAGCGACATTTTCTACGTCAACTTGGACGGGATTGCAAAAGTGAATATTTTAGCACTGACGTGA
- the LOC127294609 gene encoding xylanase inhibitor protein 1, whose product MAIASCKPASVMLLLGALLFAATFLAVPAAATGKTGQVAVFWGRNKDEGSLREACDTGTYTIAVISFLDVFGHGNYHLDLSGHDVSTVGADIKYCQSKSILVFLSIGGFGNQYSLPSPQAAADFANYLWNAYMLGTAKGVHRPFGDAFVDGIDFFIQNGAPDNYDELAKRLIEFNKAYRARTPVQLTATPRCRFPDRSVERALSTGLFTRIFVRFYDDAHCAAYWQQEWNKWTAAYPSAQIFVGLPAGEKKVGYVHPKNLQGGLFSVVQNAANYGGVMIWERYDDKRTGYSSFASKWA is encoded by the coding sequence ATGGCGATCGCAAGCTGTAAGCCAGCCTCCGTGATGCTCCTCCTCGGGGCCCTCCTCTTCGCCGCCACCTTCCTCGCCGTCCCGGCCGCGGCGACGGGGAAGACCGGCCAGGTGGCCGTCTTCTGGGGCCGGAACAAGGACGAGGGCTCCCTGCGTGAGGCCTGCGACACCGGCACCTACACCATCGCCGTCATCTCCTTCCTCGACGTCTTCGGCCACGGCAACTACCACCTCGACCTCTCCGGCCACGACGTCTCCACCGTCGGCGCCGACATCAAGTACTGCCAGTCCAAGAgcatcctcgtcttcctctccaTCGGCGGCTTCGGCAACCAGTACTCCCTGCCCAGCCCCCAGGCGGCGGCGGACTTCGCCAACTACCTCTGGAACGCCTACATGCTCGGCACCGCCAAGGGCGTCCACCGCCCCTTCGGCGACGCCTTCGTGGACGGCATCGATTTCTTCATCCAGAACGGCGCGCCGGACAACTACGACGAGCTCGCCAAGCGGCTCATCGAATTCAACAAGGCCTACCGCGCGAGGACGCCCGTGCAGCTGACGGCGACGCCGCGGTGCCGGTTCCCGGACCGGAGCGTCGAGCGCGCGCTCTCCACGGGGCTCTTCACACGCATCTTCGTCAGGTTCTACGACGACGCCCACTGCGCCGCATACTGGCAGCAGGAGTGGAACAAGTGGACGGCGGCGTACCCGTCCGCGCAGATCTTCGTCGGGCTGCCGGCGGGGGAGAAGAAGGTTGGGTACGTGCACCCCAAGAATCTTCAGGGCGGCCTTTTCTCGGTGGTGCAGAACGCGGCCAACTACGGCGGCGTCATGATCTGGGAAAGGTACGACGACAAGCGGACCGGCTACAGCAGCTTCGCCAGCAAATGGGCTTGA
- the LOC127294608 gene encoding xylanase inhibitor protein 1-like, with protein sequence MHPTMALARRRPACLLALLSILAASFLAAPAAAAGKTGQVTVFWGRNKDEGSLREACDSGRYTMVTMSFLDVFGHGKKYHLDLSGHDLNAIGADIKHCQFIGVPVSISVGGYGTGYSLPSNRSALDLFDHLWNSYFGGSKPGVPRPFGDAWLDGVDLFLEHGTPADRYDVLALELAKHNIRGGPGKPLHLTATVRCAYPPAAHVGRALATGIFERVHVRIYEGDDKACNVYGAWQDAWDKWTAAYPATRFYIGLTADQNSYQWIHPKNVYYGVAPVVQKKDNYGGIMLWDRYFDKKSDDYGSLIKSYA encoded by the coding sequence ATGCACCCAACCATGGCGCTCGCACGCCGGAGGCCTGCCTGCCTCCTAGCCCTCCTCTCAATCCTGGCAGCCTCATTCCTGGCCGCGCCAGCAGCGGCGGCGGGCAAGACCGGGCAAGTGACGGTGTTCTGGGGCCGGAACAAGGACGAGGGGTCCCTGCGTGAGGCCTGCGACTCCGGCAGGTACACCATGGTCACCATGTCCTTCCTCGACGTCTTCGGCCACGGCAAGAAGTACCACCTCGACCTCTCCGGCCACGACCTCAACGCCATCGGCGCCGACATCAAGCACTGCCAGTTCATCGGCGTGCCCGTCTCCATCTCCGTCGGCGGCTACGGCACCGGCTACTCGCTCCCGTCCAACCGCTCCGCGCTCGACCTCTTCGACCACCTCTGGAACTCCTACTTCGGGGGCTCCAAGCCCGGCGTGCCCCGCCCGTTCGGCGACGCGTGGCTCGACGGCGTCGACCTCTTCCTCGAGCACGGCACGCCCGCGGACCGGTACGACGTGCTGGCGCTGGAGCTGGCCAAGCACAACATCCGCGGCGGGCCGGGCAAGCCGCTGCACCTGACGGCGACGGTCCGGTGCGCGTACCCACCGGCGGCGCACGTCGGGCGGGCGCTGGCGACGGGGATCTTCGAGCGCGTCCACGTCAGGATCTACGAGGGGGACGACAAGGCGTGCAACGTGTACGGGGCGTGGCAGGACGCGTGGGACAAGTGGACGGCGGCGTATCCGGCCACCAGGTTCTACATCGGCCTCACGGCGGACCAGAACTCGTACCAGTGGATACACCCCAAGAACGTCTACTACGGCGTCGCGCCCGTGGTGCAGAAGAAGGACAACTACGGCGGAATCATGCTCTGGGACAGGTACTTCGACAAGAAGAGCGACGACTACGGTAGCTTGATCAAGAGCTACGCTTGA